The following proteins are co-located in the Paludibaculum fermentans genome:
- a CDS encoding alpha-L-fucosidase, producing MYTTTRTLLTVLALSSSVAQLQAQDRKPDPIANLPITEGKFKPNDDSFQQYQYPEWFRDAKFGIWSHWGPQAVPRQGDWYARKMYDHDSVNRRTGAPAGQDPDNKYHVEHYGHPSKFGYKDIIPLWKAEKWDPDQLMTLYKKAGAKYFVSMGTHHDNFFLWNSKLHPWNSVNMGPKKDVVGLWQKAAKKQGLRFGVSEHLGASYTWFQVSHGSDATGPMAGVPYDGADPKYAELYHGKADPDDKAWLTKNPVWQREWFDRIKELIDGYNPDLLYSDSPLPFGDVGRSMLAHFYNHDMAKNGGKLEAVYNCKQVSGGKWVRDIERGVDKGISPEPWQTDTSIGDWYYRTGQKYKSSGEIVRMLTDIVSKNGNLLINIVQTPEGDLEPDMLKTLDEIGAWIAVNGEGIYATRPWKAYGEGPSTKSQEEGRFGGLKDVPDKGYTAEDFRFTTSKDAKTLYAFCLGTPAKELRILSLGSNAKLADKAVASVHLLGSKKKLAYKQEADALVITVPAALPASAATGFKIQFAN from the coding sequence ATGTACACAACAACTAGAACTCTCTTGACGGTGTTGGCACTGTCATCCTCGGTCGCTCAGCTTCAGGCGCAGGACCGCAAGCCCGATCCCATCGCCAATCTCCCCATTACCGAAGGCAAGTTCAAACCGAACGACGATTCCTTCCAGCAATACCAGTATCCGGAATGGTTCCGCGACGCCAAGTTCGGCATCTGGTCACACTGGGGTCCGCAGGCCGTACCCCGCCAGGGCGACTGGTACGCCCGCAAGATGTACGATCACGACAGCGTGAACCGCAGGACCGGCGCGCCCGCCGGCCAGGACCCAGACAACAAGTATCACGTCGAACACTACGGCCATCCCTCCAAGTTCGGCTACAAGGACATCATTCCCCTCTGGAAGGCTGAGAAGTGGGATCCGGACCAGCTCATGACCCTCTATAAAAAGGCTGGCGCGAAGTACTTCGTCAGCATGGGCACGCACCACGACAACTTCTTCCTCTGGAACTCGAAGCTCCATCCCTGGAACTCCGTGAACATGGGGCCGAAGAAGGATGTGGTCGGGCTCTGGCAGAAGGCGGCGAAGAAGCAGGGACTGCGCTTCGGAGTCTCTGAACATCTCGGAGCCAGCTACACCTGGTTCCAGGTGAGCCACGGCTCAGACGCCACCGGACCCATGGCCGGAGTCCCCTACGACGGCGCCGACCCCAAGTACGCCGAGCTCTATCACGGCAAGGCCGATCCGGACGACAAGGCCTGGCTCACCAAGAATCCCGTCTGGCAGCGCGAGTGGTTCGATCGCATCAAGGAACTGATCGACGGCTACAACCCGGACCTCCTCTATTCCGACAGCCCCCTGCCTTTCGGCGACGTTGGCCGCAGCATGCTGGCCCATTTCTACAACCACGACATGGCCAAAAACGGGGGCAAACTCGAAGCGGTGTACAACTGCAAGCAGGTCTCCGGCGGCAAATGGGTACGCGATATCGAGCGCGGCGTGGACAAGGGCATCAGCCCCGAGCCCTGGCAGACCGACACCTCCATCGGAGACTGGTATTACCGCACTGGGCAGAAGTACAAGAGCTCCGGCGAGATCGTGCGCATGCTCACCGATATCGTGAGCAAGAACGGCAATCTCCTCATCAACATCGTGCAGACGCCCGAAGGCGACCTGGAGCCGGACATGCTCAAGACTCTCGACGAAATCGGAGCCTGGATCGCCGTGAACGGTGAAGGCATCTACGCCACCCGCCCTTGGAAAGCCTACGGCGAGGGGCCCAGCACCAAGTCGCAGGAAGAGGGCCGGTTTGGCGGTCTCAAGGACGTACCCGACAAGGGCTACACGGCCGAGGACTTCCGCTTCACCACCTCGAAGGACGCCAAAACGCTCTATGCGTTCTGCTTGGGGACGCCGGCGAAGGAACTCCGGATCCTCTCGCTCGGCAGCAACGCGAAACTGGCGGACAAGGCCGTAGCCTCCGTCCATCTGCTCGGAAGCAAAAAGAAGCTCGCCTATAAACAGGAAGCCGATGCCCTGGTAATCACGGTTCCGGCCGCGCTACCGGCATCAGCTGCGACCGGCTTCAAGATCCAGTTCGCCAACTGA
- a CDS encoding alpha/beta hydrolase: protein MKRLLPILGLAPLLLGFLVTAQAPPGMPTAAEREAQAKAAIEAAKAPPVEDFKPSSLNQKGKDFPAVNSERRIRARVVAPDAHSVALDIGAVKYPLTKGEDGAWVGASIPQDAGFHYYQIVVDGAQVPDPNSLYFYGASRWGSGVEVPATDQDFYALKNVPHGQLRETPFYSKRSDAVLRCFVYTPPDYEKNPAKRYPVLYLQHGGGEDETGWGSQGKTGLIMDNLIAAGKTKPFIIVMASSYVPGAQMGPPRPPAPAAQPGAATRPAGAGGMPRFNFSAFERVLLDELIPFVDANFRTQADQLHRAMAGLSMGGMQTKQITLANLDKFSHIGIFSGGSIASSDITDIDGFKKSVKLVFVSYGSRERGATGKTNVEALQQAGVKSVFYESPDTAHEWLSWRRSLYQFAPLLFQE from the coding sequence ATGAAGAGATTATTGCCCATCCTCGGGCTGGCGCCATTGTTGTTGGGCTTCCTGGTCACCGCGCAAGCGCCGCCGGGGATGCCGACGGCTGCAGAGCGAGAAGCGCAGGCCAAGGCGGCCATCGAAGCGGCCAAAGCCCCGCCGGTGGAGGATTTCAAGCCCTCCTCCCTGAACCAGAAGGGCAAGGACTTTCCCGCCGTCAACTCCGAACGGCGCATTCGCGCCCGTGTGGTCGCGCCCGATGCCCACTCCGTCGCGCTCGACATTGGGGCCGTCAAGTACCCTCTGACCAAGGGTGAGGACGGAGCCTGGGTGGGGGCGTCCATCCCTCAGGACGCGGGCTTCCACTACTACCAGATCGTGGTGGATGGGGCTCAGGTTCCGGATCCCAACAGCCTCTACTTCTACGGCGCGAGCCGCTGGGGCAGTGGAGTCGAAGTACCCGCCACCGACCAGGACTTCTATGCCCTGAAAAACGTCCCGCATGGCCAGTTGAGGGAAACTCCGTTCTATTCCAAACGCTCCGACGCCGTGCTGCGCTGCTTCGTCTACACCCCGCCGGATTATGAGAAGAATCCGGCAAAACGGTATCCAGTGCTGTACCTCCAGCATGGCGGAGGCGAAGACGAAACGGGCTGGGGCAGCCAGGGGAAAACCGGGCTGATTATGGATAACCTGATCGCCGCGGGCAAGACCAAGCCGTTCATCATCGTGATGGCCAGCAGCTATGTCCCCGGCGCCCAGATGGGCCCGCCCCGGCCGCCGGCTCCAGCCGCCCAGCCCGGCGCAGCGACGCGTCCGGCCGGTGCCGGGGGCATGCCCCGCTTCAATTTCAGCGCGTTCGAGCGCGTACTCCTCGACGAGTTGATTCCCTTCGTTGATGCCAATTTCCGCACGCAAGCCGATCAGCTGCATAGGGCGATGGCCGGCCTCTCGATGGGCGGGATGCAGACGAAGCAGATCACCCTGGCGAACCTGGACAAGTTCTCGCACATCGGCATCTTTAGCGGAGGCAGCATCGCGTCTTCGGATATAACCGACATCGACGGCTTCAAGAAGAGCGTCAAGCTCGTGTTTGTCAGCTACGGCAGCCGCGAGAGAGGCGCAACTGGCAAAACCAACGTGGAAGCTCTACAACAAGCGGGGGTGAAGAGCGTGTTTTATGAGTCACCCGACACCGCTCACGAGTGGTTGTCCTGGCGGCGCAGCCTGTACCAGTTTGCGCCGCTGCTCTTCCAGGAATAG
- a CDS encoding family 43 glycosylhydrolase translates to MSFDSVLRSVAATGASIVLCAVSMWAQPAARKPGPVIGKAPRYINPLPIEASSGDGSPQGVNLGDVTVVKSRDLYYFFGTGGGAWVSKNLLDWKYQAVEVRGGRLPVAPHVVEYNGAFYMSGNDAPLYKAPAILGPYEVLGPWKNEKGEPWTGVSNGKSWKGAFDVDIYIDDDNKPYLYFPGRSTDGIYVAPLDSKDLTRFAAAPKHLFGFQSEHVWERWGENNEYLYTAWIEGPWVFKRNGIYYLEYSASGTQWMSYASGVYTSRSPLGPFTYSPRNPLLRKTTGIVTGPGHGCVVKGPDGNWWVFYTIVMSNPPGGRRLGMDPVGFDAQGNMYVRAVTETPQWAPGVVANPVRDGDSGSIPLTVNKMRAMNQHGSASSQRPGRDAAYAVDGTNGAWWEPAEEDKQPSITVDLGSITEFEDPQYFSVDSSRIEFGTGPRGGFGPRAAAPALVTGSPAFRYRIETSKDGKTFDTILDKTNNSVTRYTEFDELPPTVCRYVRLTITDWPHVGATPLGVLEFTVFGRAVENAKR, encoded by the coding sequence ATGAGTTTTGATTCGGTCCTCCGTTCGGTAGCCGCCACTGGCGCATCCATTGTCCTTTGCGCCGTCTCGATGTGGGCCCAACCGGCCGCCCGGAAACCAGGCCCCGTCATTGGCAAGGCTCCCCGTTACATCAATCCCTTGCCCATCGAAGCATCATCCGGGGACGGTTCGCCGCAGGGAGTCAATCTCGGCGACGTCACCGTGGTGAAGTCACGGGATCTTTATTATTTCTTCGGCACCGGCGGCGGCGCCTGGGTATCGAAGAACCTCCTGGATTGGAAATACCAGGCGGTTGAGGTGCGCGGCGGCCGTTTACCGGTCGCCCCCCACGTGGTCGAGTACAACGGCGCCTTCTACATGTCCGGCAACGATGCGCCGCTCTACAAGGCCCCCGCCATTCTAGGCCCCTATGAAGTATTGGGACCCTGGAAGAACGAGAAAGGCGAACCGTGGACCGGCGTCTCGAACGGCAAGTCCTGGAAGGGCGCCTTCGACGTGGACATCTACATTGACGACGACAACAAGCCGTACCTCTACTTCCCCGGCAGGTCCACCGACGGCATCTACGTCGCCCCGCTCGACTCGAAGGACCTCACCCGTTTTGCCGCTGCACCCAAACACCTGTTTGGCTTCCAGTCCGAGCACGTCTGGGAAAGGTGGGGCGAGAACAATGAATACCTCTACACGGCCTGGATCGAAGGCCCCTGGGTTTTCAAGCGCAACGGTATCTACTATCTGGAATACAGCGCGTCCGGCACGCAGTGGATGAGCTACGCCAGCGGCGTCTACACGTCCAGGAGCCCGCTGGGGCCGTTCACGTACTCCCCGCGCAACCCGCTGCTGCGCAAGACCACCGGCATCGTCACCGGGCCCGGCCATGGCTGCGTGGTGAAGGGGCCGGACGGCAACTGGTGGGTCTTCTACACGATTGTGATGTCGAATCCTCCCGGAGGCCGCCGCCTGGGCATGGATCCGGTGGGCTTCGACGCCCAGGGCAACATGTACGTGCGGGCGGTGACCGAAACGCCACAATGGGCGCCCGGGGTGGTGGCCAATCCCGTGCGCGATGGCGACTCGGGTTCCATCCCGCTCACCGTCAACAAAATGCGCGCCATGAACCAGCATGGCAGTGCTTCCAGCCAGCGCCCGGGCCGCGATGCTGCCTACGCCGTGGATGGCACCAATGGCGCCTGGTGGGAGCCGGCCGAGGAGGACAAACAACCTTCCATCACGGTGGATCTCGGCTCCATCACCGAGTTTGAAGACCCGCAATATTTCTCCGTCGACTCCAGTCGAATCGAGTTTGGCACCGGCCCACGAGGCGGTTTCGGGCCGCGTGCAGCCGCGCCCGCGCTGGTGACGGGCAGCCCCGCGTTTCGCTACAGAATTGAGACATCCAAGGACGGCAAGACGTTCGACACCATCCTCGACAAGACCAACAATAGCGTCACCCGATACACGGAATTCGACGAACTCCCGCCCACGGTTTGCCGCTATGTCCGGCTGACCATCACGGACTGGCCCCACGTGGGCGCAACGCCATTGGGCGTCCTGGAATTCACCGTCTTCGGCAGAGCGGTGGAGAACGCCAAGCGCTAA
- a CDS encoding MFS transporter, producing the protein MLDLLPDLSPLKRSRDFRLLYVGQLISGFGSALTYVVLPVQMYQLTRSTAMVGLLGVAEFVPMLLVAFLGGALADRLNRRDLILGAESLMAVTIAGLTLNALLPRPHVWLLFVTAALLAALNSVHRPSMEAMTPQLFRSEEMPAVSALNSIRGTAAHILGPGIAGWIAVTYGPAAAFGIDAATYLCGIAALLAMTRKEFRGGEEGALTWHTLAEGWRYALQRKDLLGTYLIDMNAMFFGMPNALFPAFGDAFGAQNVGWLYAAGPAGALVLSLTSGWATRIRRHGLAIAWAAALWGLAIVGFGLSANLWLALLFLALAGAADMVSGIFRMTVWNQTIPARLRGRTAAIEMVSYLSGPYLGNAEAGFAARLLGLGPSVVAGGVLCVLGSALITWALPDFRKYQAPQCTP; encoded by the coding sequence ATGCTCGATCTCCTTCCCGACCTCTCTCCGCTAAAGCGCTCCCGCGATTTCCGCCTGCTCTACGTCGGGCAGTTGATTTCGGGCTTCGGATCCGCATTGACCTACGTCGTACTTCCCGTCCAGATGTACCAGCTCACCCGTTCCACCGCGATGGTTGGATTGCTCGGCGTCGCCGAATTCGTGCCGATGCTCCTGGTCGCCTTTCTCGGCGGCGCACTCGCCGATCGCCTCAACCGCCGCGACCTCATCCTCGGGGCGGAATCGCTCATGGCCGTCACGATCGCCGGACTCACCCTGAACGCGCTCCTGCCTCGACCTCACGTGTGGCTGCTATTTGTCACCGCAGCTTTGCTCGCTGCACTCAACTCCGTCCATCGCCCCTCCATGGAAGCCATGACGCCCCAACTCTTCCGCTCAGAGGAGATGCCTGCCGTCAGCGCGCTCAATTCAATCCGCGGCACTGCCGCCCACATCCTCGGCCCCGGCATAGCCGGCTGGATCGCAGTCACTTACGGCCCCGCCGCCGCTTTTGGCATCGACGCCGCCACCTACCTCTGCGGCATCGCAGCCCTCCTGGCAATGACACGCAAAGAATTTAGGGGCGGCGAGGAAGGCGCTCTCACCTGGCACACTCTGGCCGAAGGCTGGCGCTACGCCCTCCAGCGCAAGGATCTGCTGGGCACCTATCTCATCGATATGAATGCCATGTTCTTTGGCATGCCCAACGCGCTGTTCCCGGCCTTCGGAGACGCGTTCGGAGCTCAGAACGTGGGCTGGCTCTACGCCGCCGGACCAGCGGGTGCGCTTGTGCTGAGCCTCACCTCCGGTTGGGCCACACGCATCCGGCGCCACGGCCTCGCCATCGCGTGGGCAGCCGCTCTCTGGGGCCTCGCCATCGTCGGCTTTGGCCTGTCGGCCAACCTCTGGCTGGCCTTGCTGTTTCTTGCTCTGGCCGGTGCCGCGGACATGGTCAGCGGTATCTTCCGAATGACCGTGTGGAACCAGACAATCCCTGCCCGCCTTCGTGGACGCACTGCGGCAATTGAGATGGTGAGTTATCTCAGCGGTCCCTATCTTGGCAATGCCGAAGCAGGCTTCGCTGCCCGCCTATTGGGCCTCGGGCCATCCGTCGTTGCCGGGGGAGTCCTCTGCGTGCTGGGTTCGGCGTTGATCACGTGGGCGCTACCGGACTTCCGCAAATATCAGGCGCCTCAATGCACGCCATGA
- a CDS encoding SEC-C domain-containing protein — translation MASAAQVSANQANALLSTGPASLAGKARSAQNNLRHGFRSQSVLLPGDDPAEYQALHDELVHHLGPDDLTELRYVREMADAEWRLRRARLYQEHLLTSKIDQLRAAHPQAAGLELQVLAHDTLLRESRLFAQLLQFETRFQAQYDRAYRGWSSYQHDRDRKDRHRAVTELPLLFRAAPPTTGPARLETPKLTDEPNSEPSATPRSAPCPCGSGLKYKRCCGQTAPPQLGSAGQPTPTPARDRIPPAISGPSRK, via the coding sequence ATGGCTTCCGCCGCTCAGGTCAGCGCCAATCAGGCCAACGCCTTGCTATCCACCGGACCCGCCTCCCTCGCCGGGAAGGCCCGCTCCGCCCAGAACAACCTCCGTCACGGCTTCCGCTCCCAGTCCGTGCTCCTCCCCGGCGATGACCCCGCCGAATACCAGGCCCTCCACGACGAACTCGTCCATCACCTCGGCCCCGACGACCTCACCGAGCTCCGCTACGTCCGCGAAATGGCCGACGCCGAATGGCGCCTCCGCCGCGCCCGCCTCTACCAGGAACACCTGCTCACCTCCAAGATCGACCAGCTTCGAGCCGCCCACCCCCAGGCCGCCGGCCTCGAACTGCAGGTGCTCGCCCACGACACACTTCTCCGGGAATCCCGCCTGTTCGCACAACTTCTCCAGTTTGAAACCCGCTTTCAGGCCCAATACGACCGCGCCTATCGCGGCTGGTCCAGCTACCAGCACGATCGCGACCGGAAAGACCGCCACCGCGCCGTCACCGAACTCCCCCTCTTGTTTCGGGCCGCCCCTCCAACCACCGGCCCCGCCCGCCTCGAAACCCCGAAATTGACGGACGAACCCAATTCCGAGCCCTCAGCCACCCCGCGCAGCGCCCCGTGCCCCTGCGGCTCCGGCCTCAAGTACAAACGCTGCTGCGGCCAGACCGCCCCGCCCCAACTGGGCTCCGCCGGCCAGCCCACACCCACCCCGGCACGCGATAGGATACCCCCAGCCATCAGCGGACCTTCACGAAAGTAG
- a CDS encoding rhamnogalacturonidase, giving the protein MRLHSGLRPLALALLALATQAATFNVKDFGAAGDGKTLDSPAINKAIEAAAAAGGGTVIVPAGTYLSGSIRLKSHITLQLDSGSVIEASSDGPAFDPPEPNESTKFQDFGHSHWHNSLIWGESLEDIAITGPGLLHGKGLTRGERQQGGNKTIALKLCRNVTLRDFSILNGGHFGVLATGVENLTIDNLRIDTNRDGLDIDSCRNVRISNCSVNSPNDDAIVLKTSHGLGSAKPTENVTITNCLVAGYDIGSLLDGTNKRTLTRAPDRDGPTGRIKLGTESEGDFRNITISNIVFDRSRGLALESVDGSRIEDVAVSNLTMRDVSNAPIFLRLGARMRAPEGTPVGAIRRVSISNVVVSDADPRYGSILSGIPGHEIEDVKLSHITIHYRGGLTLDDTAKQPANLVNTFFFRAQGGIPPREAYATPEREKEYPEPSMFGLLPAYGFFLRHAKGIEMDHIRLTFARDDTRPAFVLEDVTGIELDHVQAQKAAGAISMRLKDVRGLVTRDSSVAPDGRFDQLESRELK; this is encoded by the coding sequence ATGCGCCTTCATTCCGGACTCCGCCCGCTCGCCCTCGCGCTACTCGCCCTGGCCACCCAGGCCGCCACCTTCAATGTGAAGGACTTCGGAGCCGCCGGCGACGGCAAGACCCTCGACAGCCCCGCCATCAACAAGGCCATCGAAGCCGCGGCCGCGGCCGGGGGCGGCACTGTCATCGTACCCGCCGGAACCTACCTCTCCGGCTCGATCCGCCTGAAGAGCCACATCACGCTCCAGCTCGACAGCGGCTCCGTCATCGAAGCCTCCAGCGACGGACCCGCCTTCGATCCGCCCGAGCCCAACGAGTCCACCAAGTTCCAGGACTTCGGCCACAGCCACTGGCACAACTCGCTCATCTGGGGCGAGTCGCTGGAAGACATCGCCATCACCGGCCCCGGACTCCTCCACGGCAAAGGCCTCACCCGCGGCGAGCGCCAGCAGGGCGGCAACAAGACCATCGCCCTCAAGCTCTGCCGCAACGTCACCCTGCGCGACTTCTCGATCCTCAACGGCGGCCACTTCGGAGTCCTCGCCACCGGAGTCGAAAACCTCACCATCGACAACCTCCGCATCGACACCAATCGCGACGGCCTCGACATCGACTCCTGCCGCAACGTCCGCATCTCCAACTGCAGCGTCAACTCGCCCAATGACGACGCCATCGTCCTCAAGACCTCTCACGGCCTCGGCTCTGCCAAGCCCACGGAAAACGTCACCATCACCAACTGCCTGGTCGCCGGCTACGACATCGGTTCCCTGCTCGATGGCACCAACAAGCGCACCCTCACCCGCGCCCCCGATCGCGACGGCCCCACCGGCCGCATCAAACTCGGCACCGAGTCAGAAGGCGACTTCCGCAACATCACCATCTCCAACATCGTCTTCGACCGCTCCCGCGGCCTCGCTCTCGAGTCCGTCGACGGCAGCCGCATCGAGGATGTCGCCGTCTCCAACCTCACCATGCGCGACGTCTCCAACGCGCCCATCTTCCTCCGCCTCGGAGCCCGCATGCGCGCCCCCGAAGGCACCCCCGTCGGCGCCATCCGCCGCGTCAGCATCTCCAACGTCGTCGTCTCCGATGCCGACCCCCGCTACGGCTCCATCCTCAGCGGCATCCCCGGCCACGAGATCGAGGACGTGAAGCTCAGCCACATCACCATCCACTACCGCGGCGGCCTCACCCTCGACGACACCGCCAAACAGCCTGCCAACCTCGTCAACACCTTCTTCTTCCGGGCCCAGGGCGGAATCCCCCCGCGCGAAGCCTACGCCACGCCCGAGCGCGAGAAGGAATACCCTGAGCCCTCCATGTTCGGCCTCCTGCCCGCCTACGGCTTTTTCCTCCGCCACGCCAAAGGCATCGAAATGGACCACATCCGGCTGACCTTCGCCAGGGACGACACCCGGCCCGCCTTTGTTCTCGAAGACGTCACAGGCATCGAACTCGACCACGTCCAGGCCCAGAAAGCAGCCGGAGCCATCAGCATGCGGTTGAAAGACGTTCGGGGCCTCGTCACGCGCGACTCCTCTGTTGCGCCCGACGGACGCTTCGATCAGCTCGAGTCCAGGGAGCTGAAGTAA
- a CDS encoding Rieske (2Fe-2S) protein: MVRVTTLTSLPPGTMIPATIDGKDLVICNDQGTVHAFDGLCPHRNGPLWQGNFVDGRIVCPWHAWEFRCDKGCLDYNSDITLTRYPVVIQGDDVFVDA, encoded by the coding sequence TTGGTCCGCGTAACAACGCTTACTTCTCTCCCGCCGGGCACCATGATCCCGGCCACCATCGACGGCAAGGATCTCGTCATCTGCAACGATCAGGGCACCGTGCACGCCTTTGACGGCCTCTGCCCCCATCGCAACGGACCCCTCTGGCAGGGCAACTTCGTCGACGGCCGCATCGTCTGCCCCTGGCACGCCTGGGAGTTCCGCTGTGACAAAGGTTGCCTCGACTACAACTCCGACATCACCCTGACCCGCTACCCCGTCGTCATCCAGGGAGACGACGTCTTCGTCGATGCCTGA
- the mutM gene encoding bifunctional DNA-formamidopyrimidine glycosylase/DNA-(apurinic or apyrimidinic site) lyase gives MPELPEVETIVRTLRPRVAGRRILEARYLSPYAAGHQPEAMAAGLTGRTIVDLRRAAKYLVFDLDQGFLSVHLRMTGKLLFDAVPGPFARAILTLDPGTLIFDDVRQFGRFLWSPELPANVAALGPEPFDLQPAAFAQRLRARRAHVKPLLLNQQFIGGLGNIYVDEALHRAGIHPLAQSSGLSARRAQLLHATIIEVLAEAIAAGGSSISDYVDAEGRAGSFQRFHRVYGREGEPCLQCGKPIHRIVVGQRGTHFCPACQKR, from the coding sequence ATGCCTGAACTCCCCGAAGTCGAGACCATCGTCCGCACGCTGCGCCCGCGCGTAGCCGGCCGCCGCATCCTCGAGGCCCGCTACCTCTCCCCATACGCCGCCGGACATCAGCCCGAAGCCATGGCCGCCGGCCTCACCGGCCGCACCATCGTGGACCTCCGCCGCGCCGCCAAGTATCTTGTGTTCGACCTCGACCAGGGCTTCCTCTCGGTCCACCTGCGCATGACCGGCAAGCTCCTCTTCGACGCCGTCCCTGGACCCTTTGCCCGCGCCATCCTGACGCTCGACCCCGGCACACTCATCTTCGACGACGTCCGCCAGTTCGGCCGCTTCCTCTGGTCGCCCGAGCTCCCCGCCAACGTCGCGGCTCTGGGTCCGGAACCCTTCGACCTCCAGCCCGCCGCCTTCGCCCAGCGCCTCCGCGCCCGCCGCGCACACGTCAAACCGCTGCTTCTCAACCAGCAGTTCATCGGCGGCCTGGGCAACATCTATGTGGACGAAGCGCTCCACCGCGCGGGCATTCACCCGCTGGCGCAGTCCTCCGGCCTCTCTGCCCGCCGCGCGCAACTCCTCCACGCCACCATCATTGAAGTGCTGGCAGAGGCGATAGCGGCGGGAGGATCCTCTATCTCTGACTATGTGGACGCGGAAGGCCGCGCCGGCAGCTTCCAGCGCTTCCATCGTGTCTACGGCCGCGAAGGCGAACCCTGTCTCCAATGCGGCAAACCCATCCACCGCATCGTAGTCGGCCAGCGCGGCACGCACTTCTGCCCGGCCTGCCAGAAGCGCTAG
- a CDS encoding CBS domain-containing protein translates to MKPTAKIGSLLGAKGSAIWAVEPKATVYDAIAMMAERGVGALLVMHEGRLAGIVSERDYTRKVILKGRSSKEELVEEIMTANVTTATPEHTVEGAMRLMTERRIRHLPILEGERVVGVVSIGDLVKWTISAQEETIAHLTNYISGGYGVAS, encoded by the coding sequence ATGAAGCCAACCGCGAAAATCGGGTCTCTCTTGGGAGCCAAGGGCTCCGCCATCTGGGCGGTGGAGCCGAAAGCGACTGTATACGACGCCATCGCCATGATGGCTGAAAGAGGCGTGGGCGCACTGCTGGTGATGCACGAAGGGCGCCTGGCCGGGATCGTCAGCGAGCGCGACTACACGCGCAAGGTGATCCTCAAGGGACGCTCCTCCAAAGAGGAACTGGTGGAAGAGATCATGACAGCCAATGTGACGACGGCTACACCGGAGCATACGGTGGAGGGGGCGATGCGGCTGATGACGGAGCGGCGGATCCGCCACTTGCCGATCCTCGAAGGCGAGAGAGTGGTGGGCGTTGTTTCGATCGGCGACCTGGTGAAGTGGACGATCTCCGCGCAGGAGGAGACGATCGCGCACCTGACGAACTACATTTCGGGGGGGTACGGGGTGGCCTCGTAG
- a CDS encoding 2-oxoacid:ferredoxin oxidoreductase subunit beta — protein sequence MSTTPAPPRKTNRIGLDVLPYRGGRTTLCAGCGHNSITERLIEAYYEMGVEPWRVAKMSGIGCSSKTPAYFLSQSHGFNAVHGRAPAVATGALLGNHTLQCVVISGDGDTASIGIGQFMHMLRRNVPLTYIIENNGVYGLTKGQFSATADVGSKLKTGIVNEMHPIDCCLMGIELGATLVARSFSGDKRQLSAILKAAIAHNGLSVIDVISPCVTFNDHVGSTKSYAWMKDHEEPLHELDFVPGFSEIEVELEEGESRVVVLHDGSRVLLHKLEHDYDPTNRFHAVEVLHEATRRQEVLTGIIYLDNKRANFTETLDMVDVPLATLPMERVRPTRQVLEQIIEEFR from the coding sequence ATGAGTACAACTCCGGCACCACCGCGAAAGACGAACCGGATCGGGTTGGACGTATTGCCGTACCGCGGCGGCAGGACGACGCTATGCGCGGGCTGCGGGCACAACTCGATTACAGAGCGGCTGATTGAAGCGTATTACGAGATGGGCGTGGAGCCCTGGCGGGTGGCGAAGATGTCGGGGATCGGGTGTTCGTCGAAGACCCCGGCGTATTTCCTGAGCCAGTCGCACGGGTTCAATGCGGTGCATGGGCGGGCTCCGGCGGTGGCGACCGGCGCGCTGCTGGGGAATCACACGCTGCAGTGCGTAGTGATCAGCGGCGACGGGGATACGGCGTCGATCGGCATCGGGCAGTTCATGCACATGCTGCGGCGCAATGTTCCGTTGACGTACATCATCGAGAACAACGGCGTATACGGGTTGACGAAGGGGCAGTTCTCGGCGACGGCCGACGTGGGGTCGAAGCTGAAGACGGGCATCGTGAACGAGATGCATCCGATTGACTGTTGCCTGATGGGAATCGAGCTGGGGGCGACGCTGGTAGCGAGGTCGTTCTCGGGCGATAAACGGCAGTTGAGCGCAATTCTGAAAGCAGCGATCGCGCACAACGGGCTGTCGGTGATCGATGTGATTTCGCCCTGCGTGACGTTCAACGATCACGTGGGGTCGACGAAGTCGTATGCGTGGATGAAGGATCACGAAGAGCCGCTGCACGAGTTGGATTTCGTGCCGGGCTTCTCGGAGATCGAAGTGGAGCTAGAGGAAGGCGAGTCGCGTGTGGTGGTATTGCACGACGGCTCGCGGGTGCTGTTACACAAGCTGGAGCACGACTACGACCCGACGAACCGCTTCCACGCCGTGGAGGTACTGCATGAGGCCACACGGCGGCAGGAGGTTCTGACGGGCATCATCTACCTGGACAACAAACGCGCCAACTTCACCGAGACGCTGGACATGGTGGATGTACCGCTGGCGACATTGCCAATGGAACGGGTGCGGCCGACGAGACAAGTGCTGGAACAGATCATCGAGGAGTTTCGCTAG